In Flavobacterium lacustre, a genomic segment contains:
- a CDS encoding L-ribulose-5-phosphate 4-epimerase, which translates to MSSMYNDLKQECYEANMQLNALNLVVYTFGNVSAVDRKNGVFAIKPSGVAYEELKPEDIVIVDFDNNIIEGNMRPSSDTKTHAYLYKNWPKIGGVAHTHATYSVAWAQSQRDIPIFGTTHADHLTADIPCAAPMADALIEGNYEHNTGIQILDCFKEKNLSYEEVEMVLIGNHGPFAWGKNAAKAVYNSKVLEVVAEMAYLTLQINPNAPRLKDSLIKKHYERKHGKDSYYGQ; encoded by the coding sequence ATGAGCTCTATGTATAACGATTTAAAACAAGAATGCTACGAAGCCAATATGCAATTGAATGCATTGAATTTAGTAGTCTATACTTTTGGAAACGTGAGTGCCGTGGATCGGAAAAATGGTGTTTTCGCCATTAAACCCAGCGGTGTGGCTTACGAAGAATTAAAGCCGGAAGATATTGTTATTGTTGATTTTGACAACAACATCATCGAAGGGAATATGCGTCCTTCATCGGATACGAAAACGCATGCTTATTTATATAAAAACTGGCCAAAAATTGGTGGTGTGGCGCACACTCACGCTACGTATTCTGTGGCTTGGGCGCAGTCGCAAAGAGATATTCCAATTTTTGGGACTACACATGCCGACCATTTGACAGCTGATATTCCTTGTGCGGCGCCAATGGCTGATGCGCTTATTGAAGGGAATTACGAACACAATACCGGAATTCAAATCTTAGATTGTTTCAAAGAAAAAAACCTTTCGTATGAAGAAGTAGAAATGGTTTTGATTGGCAATCACGGTCCTTTTGCCTGGGGAAAAAACGCAGCAAAAGCAGTCTATAACAGCAAAGTGCTGGAAGTAGTCGCTGAAATGGCGTATTTGACTTTGCAAATCAATCCGAACGCACCCCGATTGAAAGATTCCTTGATTAAGAAACATTACGAACGTAAACACGGGAAAGATTCCTATTACGGACAATAA
- the araA gene encoding L-arabinose isomerase, with product MIDISQKEVWFVVGSQELYGEETLRKVAEHSQQIAKGLDASSHIPVKIVYKDVVKSPAQITNVCLEANSNKNCIGIVAWMHTFSPAKMWIGGLSILKKPLCHLHTQFNAEIPWASMDMDFMNLNQSAHGDREFGFIMSRMRKKRKVVVGHWEDERVQKKLGIWSRVVLGWDEFQNLKVARFGDNMREVAVTEGDKVEAQIRFGFSVNGFDSSDITKQIEKVTDADTDQLVAEYEASYTLAPALQKGGAQRESLVEAARIELGLRAFLVEGGFGAFTDTFENLGSLKQLPGIAVQRLMADGYGFGGEGDWKTAAMLRAMKVMNVGLENQGGTSFMEDYTYHFTPEKSYVLGSHMLEICSSIADAKPSCEVHPLGIGGKEDPVRLVFNVAAGNAINASLVDMGNRFRLIVNEVEAVAPMADLPKLPVARVLWDCKPNLDIAATAWILAGGAHHTVYSQVLTTEYMEDFADIAGIELLVIDEKTTIRDFKDKINANEAYYHMFQHGL from the coding sequence ATGATAGATATTTCACAAAAAGAAGTTTGGTTTGTAGTAGGAAGCCAAGAATTATACGGTGAAGAAACACTACGAAAAGTAGCGGAACACTCCCAACAAATTGCTAAAGGTTTAGACGCATCCTCTCATATACCGGTAAAGATTGTATATAAAGATGTGGTAAAATCACCTGCGCAGATTACGAATGTATGTTTAGAAGCCAATTCGAATAAAAACTGTATTGGTATTGTTGCTTGGATGCACACTTTTTCGCCAGCGAAGATGTGGATTGGCGGTTTAAGTATTCTTAAAAAACCATTGTGTCACTTGCATACACAATTCAATGCTGAAATTCCATGGGCTTCTATGGATATGGATTTTATGAATTTAAATCAATCGGCTCACGGAGACAGAGAGTTTGGTTTTATCATGTCCAGAATGCGTAAAAAACGTAAAGTAGTTGTAGGACATTGGGAAGACGAACGTGTACAAAAGAAATTAGGCATTTGGTCCAGAGTCGTTTTAGGTTGGGATGAGTTCCAAAACCTGAAAGTGGCAAGATTTGGAGACAACATGCGTGAAGTTGCTGTAACCGAAGGAGATAAAGTCGAAGCCCAAATCCGTTTTGGTTTTTCGGTAAATGGTTTCGACTCTTCGGATATTACTAAACAAATTGAAAAAGTTACGGATGCAGATACTGATCAATTAGTAGCCGAATATGAAGCGAGTTATACTTTGGCGCCAGCCTTACAAAAAGGTGGAGCACAAAGAGAATCATTGGTAGAAGCAGCCCGAATTGAATTGGGATTGAGAGCGTTCCTTGTGGAAGGTGGCTTTGGTGCATTTACAGATACTTTTGAAAATTTAGGTTCATTGAAACAACTTCCGGGAATTGCAGTACAACGTCTTATGGCGGATGGCTACGGTTTTGGTGGTGAAGGAGACTGGAAAACAGCAGCGATGTTGCGAGCCATGAAAGTGATGAATGTAGGTCTTGAAAACCAAGGTGGAACTTCATTTATGGAAGATTACACCTACCATTTCACTCCAGAGAAATCATACGTTTTAGGTTCTCACATGCTAGAAATTTGTTCTTCTATTGCGGATGCTAAACCATCTTGTGAAGTACATCCGTTAGGTATTGGAGGGAAAGAAGATCCGGTTCGTTTGGTGTTTAATGTGGCTGCCGGAAATGCTATTAATGCTTCTTTGGTTGATATGGGGAACCGTTTCCGTTTGATTGTAAACGAAGTGGAAGCTGTTGCACCTATGGCTGATTTACCTAAACTTCCTGTGGCACGTGTGTTGTGGGATTGTAAACCTAATTTAGATATTGCTGCTACTGCATGGATACTAGCCGGTGGTGCGCATCATACGGTGTACAGTCAAGTTTTGACTACTGAATACATGGAAGATTTTGCCGATATTGCAGGGATAGAATTGCTTGTTATTGATGAGAAAACGACTATCAGAGATTTTAAAGATAAAATCAATGCTAACGAAGCGTACTATCATATGTTTCAGCATGGTTTATAG
- a CDS encoding alpha-L-arabinofuranosidase C-terminal domain-containing protein, with protein MKQNLITKITFCGLLLNGLYGQAQKTNLEVNTTNTVTKIQPTMYGVFFEDINFAADGGLYAEMIKNRSFEFEAPLMGWEQPNSDKHSFNTTSGIATTIKALENKTNPSFCRVLINDAKGFSMINEGFRGMGIKKDAKYNLSLKAANHNGEIKKIIIQFIDKNKNVLGETTIVPTSNDWKGYTAQFTATQTEAKAQLKITFEGNGTIDLDMISLFPEDTWKNRKKGMRKDIVQLLYDMKPGFLRFPGGCIVEGRTLAQRYQWKKTVGDVEQRETLINRWNTEFAHKPAPDYFQTFGLGFFEYFQLSEDLGAQPLPILSCGMACQFNTGELVPMEELDPYVQDALDLIEFANGGLDTPWGKVRSDMGHPKPFNLKFIGVGNEQWGPDYIARYKVFEKAIKSKYPKMTIVSGSGPFPEGDYFEYGMQELKKLNAEIVDEHYYKSPQWFRENATRYDNYDRKGPKVFAGEYAAQSVAIASPDNRNNWECAFSEAAFMTGLERNAEVVNLTSYAPLMAHEEAWQWTPDLLWFNNLEAYGSANYYVQKLFATNRGTDLIAITAAGKPVIGQNDLFASAVKDVNSNEVIVKLVNTSATAQEVNVDLKGTKLASKGTITTLTSPNLQDENSFANPKKISPTEAAFKLKNNKAQTSLPAYSVTVLKIKMK; from the coding sequence ATGAAACAAAATTTAATCACCAAAATCACCTTTTGTGGCTTATTGCTAAACGGCTTATACGGACAAGCGCAAAAAACGAATCTGGAAGTAAATACTACCAATACCGTAACCAAAATTCAACCAACGATGTATGGTGTCTTTTTTGAAGACATCAACTTTGCTGCTGATGGAGGATTGTATGCCGAGATGATTAAAAACCGTTCTTTTGAGTTTGAAGCTCCTCTTATGGGCTGGGAACAACCCAACAGCGACAAGCATTCGTTCAATACGACATCCGGAATTGCAACAACTATCAAAGCTTTGGAAAACAAAACCAATCCAAGTTTTTGTAGAGTGTTGATCAATGATGCCAAAGGATTTTCGATGATTAATGAAGGATTCCGTGGCATGGGAATTAAGAAAGATGCTAAATACAATCTTTCGCTAAAAGCGGCAAATCACAATGGTGAAATCAAAAAAATCATCATTCAATTTATTGATAAAAACAAAAACGTATTAGGAGAAACGACTATTGTTCCAACATCAAACGATTGGAAAGGTTATACGGCACAATTTACTGCGACTCAAACGGAGGCAAAAGCACAATTGAAAATCACTTTCGAAGGAAATGGAACTATCGATTTAGACATGATTTCGTTATTCCCGGAAGACACTTGGAAAAACAGAAAAAAAGGAATGCGTAAAGATATCGTTCAATTATTATACGATATGAAACCCGGATTTTTGAGATTTCCCGGAGGTTGTATTGTTGAAGGAAGAACTTTGGCACAACGCTACCAATGGAAAAAAACCGTGGGTGATGTGGAGCAAAGAGAAACCTTAATCAACCGTTGGAATACGGAATTTGCACACAAACCGGCACCAGATTATTTCCAGACTTTTGGATTGGGATTCTTTGAATATTTCCAACTTTCGGAAGATTTAGGCGCACAACCGTTACCTATTTTGAGTTGCGGAATGGCATGTCAGTTCAATACCGGAGAATTGGTTCCAATGGAAGAATTAGATCCATACGTTCAAGATGCTCTAGATTTAATTGAATTTGCAAACGGTGGTCTTGATACTCCTTGGGGAAAAGTTCGTTCAGACATGGGACATCCAAAACCATTTAACCTGAAATTCATTGGTGTTGGAAATGAGCAATGGGGACCAGATTACATCGCAAGATATAAAGTGTTTGAAAAAGCCATAAAATCTAAATATCCAAAAATGACTATCGTTTCCGGAAGTGGTCCGTTCCCGGAAGGAGACTATTTTGAATATGGTATGCAAGAACTAAAAAAATTGAACGCTGAAATCGTTGATGAGCATTATTACAAAAGCCCACAATGGTTTAGAGAAAATGCTACTCGTTACGACAATTATGATCGAAAAGGGCCTAAAGTTTTTGCAGGAGAATATGCTGCCCAAAGTGTGGCTATTGCAAGTCCGGATAACAGAAACAATTGGGAATGTGCGTTCTCAGAAGCTGCTTTTATGACTGGTTTAGAACGTAATGCCGAGGTAGTTAATTTAACTTCTTACGCACCATTGATGGCTCATGAAGAAGCGTGGCAATGGACACCGGATTTACTTTGGTTCAACAATTTGGAGGCCTATGGTTCTGCTAATTATTATGTTCAAAAATTATTCGCCACCAATAGAGGTACGGATTTAATAGCCATTACCGCAGCCGGAAAACCGGTAATTGGACAAAACGATTTATTCGCATCGGCGGTGAAAGATGTTAATTCTAATGAAGTAATCGTAAAATTAGTAAACACATCGGCGACAGCACAAGAAGTAAACGTAGACCTAAAAGGAACCAAGTTAGCCTCAAAAGGAACGATAACAACACTGACAAGTCCAAATTTACAAGACGAAAATTCGTTTGCTAATCCTAAAAAAATAAGTCCGACAGAAGCTGCCTTTAAACTAAAAAATAACAAAGCGCAAACCAGTCTTCCAGCCTATTCTGTGACTGTTTTGAAGATAAAAATGAAATAA
- a CDS encoding MltR family transcriptional regulator codes for MENENFDIENSPFQRFPKIMEINRELQKESDRGCCLIASSLLDNELEQLLKCKLIGSKKHKDELFNFNGSIGTFSSKIKLSYSLGLICKEAFRDLEIIRKIRNEFGHSFEVISFDTIKISNEISKLKGQYYKSEIKGSNRQIFTNAFTGIIGQIWLSEVKLSKFVELETNDNYTEKGKEENLKFNEKYINFITKQ; via the coding sequence ATGGAAAATGAAAATTTTGACATTGAAAATTCTCCTTTTCAAAGATTTCCAAAAATAATGGAAATAAATAGGGAACTACAAAAAGAAAGCGACAGAGGTTGTTGCTTAATAGCTTCTTCATTATTAGACAATGAGTTGGAACAATTATTAAAATGTAAATTAATTGGCAGTAAAAAACATAAAGATGAATTATTCAACTTTAATGGATCAATTGGCACTTTCTCTTCTAAAATAAAACTTTCTTATTCACTTGGATTAATATGCAAAGAAGCATTTAGAGATTTAGAAATTATTAGAAAAATAAGAAACGAATTTGGTCACAGTTTTGAAGTTATTAGTTTTGATACAATTAAAATAAGTAACGAAATCTCAAAATTAAAAGGACAATATTATAAGTCAGAAATAAAAGGAAGTAATCGTCAAATCTTTACAAATGCTTTTACAGGTATAATTGGACAAATATGGCTTTCAGAAGTTAAATTATCTAAATTTGTTGAATTGGAAACAAATGACAATTACACGGAAAAAGGAAAAGAAGAAAATTTAAAGTTCAACGAAAAATACATCAATTTCATTACAAAACAATAA
- a CDS encoding ligand-binding sensor domain-containing protein: protein MIYILLILALNFSCVEKKSTEKEVKNSELVISLKADTLKFTSGIRAIFQDSKGNYWFGSHNEGVSFYNGKSFEYFTTNEGLSDNQIRSIQEDKSGKIWFGTAKGISVYDKGKFTTYSTNFNNPRYEWNETNGDLWFYAGEEDGINRFDGINLNYLIFPKPKNKKPDTTYGVTDISKDKDGKVWIATYGALFNYDGKRVNIFDNEKLNLKDNELLHIRSVLADSKSRIWIGNNGIGVLLKKGDAITHFSKEQGKLIPINEFEANTKTQQFAKNTGLQSVFAIEEDSEGNIWFGDRDSGAWKYDGKTLTNYSMSDKRSKPMIWTIYKDNKNNLLFGMADGNIVKYNGKAFEKQF from the coding sequence ATGATTTACATACTACTGATATTGGCACTGAACTTTTCTTGTGTTGAAAAGAAATCAACCGAAAAAGAAGTTAAGAACTCTGAATTGGTAATTTCTTTAAAAGCGGACACCTTAAAATTTACTTCTGGAATACGTGCTATCTTTCAGGACAGTAAAGGCAATTATTGGTTTGGAAGTCATAATGAAGGCGTAAGTTTTTATAATGGAAAATCATTTGAATACTTTACAACAAATGAAGGTTTATCCGATAACCAAATCCGTTCAATCCAAGAAGACAAGAGTGGAAAAATTTGGTTTGGAACCGCAAAAGGAATAAGTGTATATGACAAAGGAAAGTTTACCACCTATTCAACAAATTTTAATAATCCAAGATATGAATGGAATGAAACCAATGGAGATTTATGGTTTTATGCGGGTGAAGAAGACGGAATAAATCGTTTTGACGGAATAAATTTGAACTATTTAATTTTCCCAAAACCCAAAAATAAAAAACCTGATACTACTTATGGCGTAACTGATATTTCAAAAGATAAAGACGGCAAAGTTTGGATTGCGACTTATGGAGCACTATTCAACTATGATGGTAAAAGGGTCAATATCTTTGATAATGAAAAATTAAACTTAAAAGATAATGAGCTTTTGCATATACGAAGTGTATTAGCAGATTCAAAAAGTCGAATTTGGATAGGAAATAATGGAATTGGTGTACTACTTAAAAAAGGAGATGCTATAACTCATTTCTCAAAAGAACAAGGTAAGCTAATTCCAATAAATGAGTTTGAAGCGAACACTAAAACGCAACAATTTGCTAAAAATACAGGATTGCAATCCGTTTTTGCCATTGAAGAAGATTCAGAAGGAAACATTTGGTTTGGAGATAGAGATTCAGGAGCTTGGAAATATGACGGTAAGACATTGACAAACTATTCAATGAGTGACAAACGATCTAAACCAATGATTTGGACTATTTATAAAGACAACAAAAACAATTTGCTTTTTGGAATGGCAGACGGAAATATAGTTAAGTATAACGGAAAGGCTTTTGAAAAGCAATTTTAA
- a CDS encoding ribulokinase, with amino-acid sequence MKNYVIGLDYGTDSVRAMLIDTENGQELASNVCQYKRWATKEYCNASINQFRQHPLDHIEGLESTIKYVVANSKVDPSLIRSICIDTTGSSPVPVTADGTPLALTKGFEHNPNAMMVLWKDHTSIQEANEINELAANWGGENFTKYVGGIYSSEWFWAKILHIARQDEAVKNAAFTWMEHCDLMTYLLIENKDLKTFKRSRCAAGHKAMWHEDWNGLPPEAFLGQLHPYLAALRGNLYDETYTSDLVAGNLSQEWATRLGLTTDTLIAVGTFDAHSGAVGAKIEENTLVRVMGTSTCDILVASEEAVGTKTVRGICGQVDGSVIPGYIGLEAGQSAFGDLLAWYKELLLWPTENLLAASTLLTDAQKEALKAELSDNLILKLTAEAEKIPLSESVPIALDWINGRRTPDANQEIKSAISNLSLGTKAPHLFKSLVNAICFGSKKIVDRFEEEGVKIDSVIGIGGVARKSPYIMQTLANVLNKPIKIAASDQTPALGAAIYAAVAAGIYPTVIEASQKMGSGFDGEYFPQLDKVAAYHKLLLAYEQLSAFADPSIKNLQDELYV; translated from the coding sequence ATGAAAAATTATGTTATAGGATTAGATTACGGGACAGATTCTGTTCGTGCTATGTTGATAGACACCGAGAATGGACAGGAATTAGCATCAAACGTTTGTCAATATAAAAGATGGGCAACTAAAGAATATTGTAACGCATCAATAAATCAGTTTCGTCAGCATCCTCTGGACCATATCGAAGGATTAGAAAGCACTATAAAATATGTTGTAGCAAACAGCAAAGTAGATCCTTCCTTAATTCGAAGTATCTGTATTGATACCACCGGATCTTCTCCAGTGCCTGTAACTGCAGACGGAACTCCACTGGCTTTGACCAAAGGTTTTGAACACAACCCTAATGCCATGATGGTGTTATGGAAAGATCATACTTCAATACAAGAAGCCAACGAAATTAATGAACTTGCTGCCAACTGGGGTGGTGAAAATTTTACCAAATATGTAGGAGGAATTTATTCATCAGAATGGTTTTGGGCAAAAATTTTGCACATCGCCAGACAAGATGAAGCCGTAAAAAATGCTGCTTTCACTTGGATGGAACATTGTGATTTAATGACCTATTTATTGATTGAAAATAAAGATTTAAAAACATTCAAAAGAAGCCGTTGTGCGGCCGGTCATAAAGCGATGTGGCACGAAGACTGGAATGGTTTACCACCTGAAGCATTCTTAGGACAATTGCACCCATACCTTGCAGCACTTCGCGGAAATTTATACGACGAAACCTATACCTCAGACCTTGTTGCCGGGAACTTAAGCCAAGAATGGGCAACCCGATTAGGACTTACAACCGATACTTTAATTGCTGTAGGAACTTTCGACGCACACTCAGGAGCTGTTGGAGCAAAAATTGAAGAAAATACTTTAGTTCGCGTAATGGGAACCTCAACTTGTGATATTTTGGTGGCTTCGGAAGAGGCTGTTGGAACAAAAACAGTTCGTGGTATCTGCGGACAAGTAGACGGTTCTGTAATTCCGGGTTATATCGGTCTTGAAGCGGGACAATCTGCTTTTGGAGATTTATTGGCTTGGTATAAAGAATTACTGCTTTGGCCAACAGAAAATTTATTAGCTGCTTCTACCCTTTTGACCGATGCTCAAAAAGAAGCATTAAAAGCGGAATTAAGTGATAATTTAATCCTGAAATTAACTGCCGAAGCAGAAAAAATACCGTTGTCTGAAAGTGTACCAATCGCTTTAGACTGGATTAACGGAAGAAGAACTCCGGATGCCAATCAAGAAATTAAAAGTGCTATTTCTAATTTATCTTTAGGTACAAAAGCACCTCATTTGTTCAAATCTTTAGTAAACGCCATCTGTTTTGGTTCTAAGAAAATCGTAGATCGTTTTGAAGAAGAAGGAGTAAAAATCGACAGCGTTATCGGAATTGGTGGTGTTGCGAGAAAATCGCCTTACATCATGCAAACCTTAGCGAATGTCTTGAACAAGCCTATCAAAATTGCGGCTTCGGATCAAACACCCGCTTTAGGAGCTGCTATTTATGCCGCTGTTGCAGCAGGAATTTATCCTACTGTAATAGAAGCCAGTCAAAAAATGGGAAGCGGATTTGATGGTGAATATTTCCCGCAATTAGACAAAGTAGCGGCATATCATAAATTGCTTTTGGCATATGAACAACTAAGCGCTTTTGCAGATCCATCCATAAAAAACTTACAAGATGAGCTCTATGTATAA
- a CDS encoding DUF5694 domain-containing protein produces the protein MRNIVLVLMMSLLCYSTFGQKNPKRIKIILLGTFHFNQSLDSTSRLHSNLFSEKRQSEITDLVNKLAKQKPDKIFLEFTQKYQPYYDSIYSDYLQGKEPLRLKTKANEIFQLGMKTAKILNHKKVFGINYQPEELADSAYKPKNKVDDAIKKLYLELGNFNDESRTNAKFYDLKYPYKFPNQDSLLQKVTLSKFLLQINSVKKLQQAEYNEWNYFLSMGTGNDMSSTEYVSTFWYGANLRNFNTIMRQVDYKEDNCYLIIYGSNHIPFLKYLFNLNPYFEVVDLDKILK, from the coding sequence ATGAGAAATATAGTATTAGTTTTAATGATGTCCCTTTTGTGTTATTCCACTTTTGGGCAAAAAAATCCGAAACGAATAAAAATAATTTTATTGGGTACTTTTCACTTTAATCAAAGTTTAGACAGTACAAGCAGATTGCATTCTAACTTGTTTTCCGAAAAAAGACAAAGCGAAATAACAGATTTAGTCAATAAGCTCGCAAAACAAAAGCCGGATAAAATATTTTTAGAATTTACTCAAAAATACCAACCTTACTACGATAGTATTTATAGCGATTATCTGCAAGGAAAAGAACCGTTACGATTAAAAACAAAAGCAAACGAAATATTCCAACTCGGAATGAAAACCGCCAAAATACTAAACCACAAAAAAGTATTTGGTATAAACTATCAACCGGAGGAATTAGCCGATTCTGCCTACAAACCAAAAAACAAAGTAGATGATGCAATCAAAAAATTGTATTTAGAATTAGGAAATTTCAACGATGAAAGCAGAACGAATGCCAAATTCTATGATTTGAAATATCCGTATAAATTCCCCAATCAAGATTCCCTTTTGCAAAAGGTAACTTTAAGCAAGTTCTTGTTACAAATAAATTCGGTCAAAAAATTGCAACAAGCAGAATATAACGAATGGAATTATTTCCTGAGTATGGGAACAGGAAATGATATGAGTTCAACAGAATATGTAAGTACATTTTGGTATGGAGCTAATTTGAGGAACTTTAATACTATAATGCGGCAAGTCGATTATAAAGAAGACAATTGTTATCTCATAATTTACGGTTCAAACCATATTCCTTTTTTAAAATATTTATTTAATTTGAATCCCTACTTTGAGGTGGTAGATTTAGATAAAATACTAAAATAA
- a CDS encoding arabinan endo-1,5-alpha-L-arabinosidase, whose amino-acid sequence MKLYQKIQPLLLLLIMTTSAWAQDITVHDPVMIKQKDTYYLYCTGKGISVFSSKDLKNWKPETPIFNEKPVWVDAVVPNFDNHIWAPDVSFHNNTYYLYYSVSAFAKNTSAIALTTNTTLDPKDPAYKWIDHGIVIQSVPNRDLWNAIDPNLTLDENNTPWLAFGSFWNGLKMVKLNSDLKSVAKPEEWFTISKRQRTFKLADTDPGDGALEAPFIFKKNGYYYQFLSWDLCCRGEKSTYKVVIGRSKNITGPYLDKDGKSLSEGGGTILIQGNENYSGAGHNSAYTFDGKDYIIFHAYDSKQKGRPVLKIKEMQWNADLWPVVAPLN is encoded by the coding sequence ATGAAATTATATCAAAAAATACAACCGCTACTTCTCTTACTAATCATGACGACTTCTGCTTGGGCGCAAGACATTACCGTTCATGACCCGGTGATGATCAAGCAAAAAGACACCTACTATTTATACTGTACCGGAAAAGGAATCAGTGTTTTTAGTTCCAAAGATTTAAAAAACTGGAAACCGGAAACCCCAATTTTCAATGAGAAACCAGTATGGGTTGATGCCGTTGTCCCTAATTTCGACAATCACATTTGGGCGCCGGACGTTTCTTTTCACAACAACACTTATTACTTGTATTATTCGGTTTCTGCTTTCGCAAAAAATACGTCGGCGATAGCATTGACAACCAATACTACTTTAGACCCAAAAGACCCTGCCTACAAATGGATCGATCACGGAATTGTCATTCAATCAGTACCAAATCGTGATTTATGGAATGCCATAGATCCCAATTTGACTTTAGATGAAAACAATACACCTTGGTTGGCTTTCGGTTCTTTTTGGAATGGTTTAAAAATGGTAAAATTAAATTCCGATTTGAAATCAGTTGCAAAACCAGAAGAATGGTTCACTATTTCAAAACGACAAAGAACCTTCAAATTAGCAGATACTGATCCTGGAGATGGCGCACTCGAAGCTCCGTTTATTTTCAAAAAGAATGGATATTATTATCAATTCCTTTCTTGGGATTTGTGTTGCCGAGGCGAAAAAAGCACCTATAAAGTAGTTATTGGAAGATCAAAAAATATTACTGGCCCTTATCTGGATAAAGACGGAAAATCATTAAGCGAAGGCGGCGGAACGATACTGATTCAAGGAAACGAAAACTACTCCGGAGCAGGCCACAACAGTGCTTATACTTTTGATGGGAAAGATTATATCATTTTTCATGCATATGATTCCAAACAAAAAGGAAGACCTGTTCTAAAAATAAAAGAAATGCAATGGAATGCTGATTTATGGCCTGTTGTAGCACCACTGAATTAA
- a CDS encoding aldose epimerase family protein: MNVLKRCIYGISILSLASMNVQCKRDNKTADAPQEATTAAAVTIEKSAYGTTPKGEQVDSYKLTNQKGMEVNIITYGGIISSLKVPNKAGKSEEVVLGFSSLEQYMKPNPYFGALIGRYGNRIAKGKFTLDGKEYSLAINNEPNALHGGPEGFHRVVWTAEEAKAGDSAVLKLKYVSKDMEEGYPGNLTVFVTYTLNNDNSLDVLYEATTDKKTVVNLTQHSYFNLSSDFSKPILDHEIRIDADQLVPVAATLIPTGKLTDVTNTPFDFRKAKKVGADIEAKDEQLKNGLGYDHCWVLNNQDKGERFAASAYEATSGRLLEVYTDQPGIQFYSGNFLDGTLPMRAGGTYAHRTGFCLETQHYPDSPNQKDFPTTVLNPGENYKTKTSFKFSVK; the protein is encoded by the coding sequence ATGAATGTATTAAAACGTTGCATTTATGGAATTTCCATACTAAGTTTAGCGAGTATGAATGTACAATGTAAAAGGGATAATAAAACAGCAGATGCTCCTCAAGAAGCTACTACTGCTGCTGCCGTAACGATTGAAAAATCTGCTTACGGAACGACTCCAAAAGGAGAACAAGTGGACAGCTACAAACTGACCAATCAAAAAGGAATGGAAGTGAACATCATTACCTATGGTGGGATTATTTCTTCTTTGAAAGTGCCGAACAAAGCCGGGAAATCGGAAGAGGTGGTACTTGGTTTTAGTTCTTTGGAGCAATACATGAAACCTAATCCGTATTTTGGTGCTCTTATCGGGAGATATGGTAACCGAATTGCTAAGGGTAAATTTACTTTGGACGGAAAAGAATATTCATTGGCTATCAACAACGAACCTAATGCATTGCACGGCGGACCGGAAGGTTTTCACCGAGTGGTTTGGACTGCTGAAGAGGCTAAAGCTGGAGACAGCGCTGTGCTAAAATTGAAGTATGTAAGTAAAGATATGGAAGAAGGATATCCCGGAAACCTAACTGTTTTTGTTACCTACACCTTGAACAATGACAACTCCTTAGACGTGCTTTATGAAGCGACTACCGATAAGAAAACGGTGGTGAACTTGACGCAACATTCGTACTTTAACCTGTCATCTGATTTTTCTAAACCTATTTTGGATCATGAAATCAGGATTGATGCGGACCAATTAGTTCCGGTTGCGGCAACTCTGATTCCTACCGGTAAATTGACGGATGTAACGAATACTCCTTTTGATTTTAGAAAAGCGAAAAAAGTGGGTGCTGATATTGAAGCGAAAGATGAACAGTTGAAAAACGGATTGGGTTACGACCACTGCTGGGTACTTAACAATCAAGATAAAGGTGAGCGTTTTGCCGCCTCGGCATATGAAGCAACAAGCGGAAGATTGCTGGAAGTGTATACAGACCAACCGGGAATTCAGTTCTATTCCGGGAATTTCTTAGATGGTACTTTACCGATGAGAGCTGGTGGAACGTATGCGCACAGAACGGGTTTTTGTTTAGAAACACAACATTATCCGGATTCGCCTAATCAGAAGGATTTTCCAACTACGGTTTTGAATCCAGGTGAGAATTACAAAACAAAAACAAGCTTTAAATTCTCTGTGAAATAA